The DNA segment CATAAGCAGCAGGTGCAGCTCCTTGTCGGATTTCAGCGAGATGTGCCGAGTCATTCCAGAGTTGAACTTTTGGTATCCGAACTCGCGCATCTCAGGGTTTGGCATCGTGCGAATCAGAGAAAAATGGTCAAAGTAGTATTTTTTGAAGGACTCCTCAAGGAGCCTTGCGTCTTTTTCATGCATTTACCCTTCTCCTGCCAAACTGCAGCGGGTTGATTATGTTGTTGCATTCAGGTATTGCAAAGCAGAGATCCTCGCTCTTTAGCTTCTCGCACGACGGACATGCATACTTTGTCCCGCTGCCAAAGTTCCCAGCCAGGTGCTTTAGCTGGTACAGCGTGACCCGCTCGTTATAGTCGGGTGCATTCTTGAATAACGGTGCGACCTCCTCTATGCTCTGGCCCTTGTTCAGAAGGTATGTCGCAAGCATGAACCTGCCAGAGTGCGGCAGGTTTTCCCCCTTGTCCAGTATCTCGATTGCGTGCTTTATGCACGGCGGGTACTCTGTGGACTCGACAGTCTGCACAGTGAATTTTTGCGCAAGCGTCACAAGCTGCTCGACTGGCTTTTTGAACGACTCTAGCACCATCGGAATCGATGCGGAGTGGATCTTTGTGCCGATGAAATTGTCAAGCTCCTTTCGTATCAGCCTGACTGTCTCGTGCGCGGTAAGAAACACGCTGCCGCCATCCACAAGCCGGTTTACCAGCTTCCATTCCTGCTCGTGAAAGTGCGCAGCGTGCTTTAGGTAGTCAGGCACTGGAATTACAAAATAGTCGTCACTCTTTGAGACGCTCATCGCAAAGAGATCTTGGATTATCTTTATTGCAAGCTGCTCGTTTGTCTTGTTGCCAGAGTCGTTGAGGTCTTTTTCGAGGAATCTTTCTGCCCTTCTTGCCTCCGCAAGGGAGAATCTTTTGATAAGCGTGCGCATGCCGCTTTGCTTGAGTAAAATGACAGCTATTAGAAATGAGAACACCTCCACATCCAGGTTTTTGATTCCGGGATCAGAGTTGAAGATCTTGCCGTTTGCGGCAGTCTCTATACGGTTCATGGCCAGATCAACTATCGGCCTGAGGTCCTCGTCCTTGTCAAACTGCTCCAGAGTGAATCCTTTTTCCCTCAGATAGTTTCCAGCCTCCGTCATGAACGGGTACTTGGCAATCTCCTCCTTTCCGAGCTTTAACACAATCTGTTCTACCCGATTTGCCGTTAAAAATTTGAGCATTTTCCAATCTGGGTTTAAATTGTTCCAAACTGTCTGATCTGTATGCGCCTAGGCGTCCACGTCTCAA comes from the Candidatus Nitrosotenuis cloacae genome and includes:
- a CDS encoding DNA primase, with the translated sequence MLKLGKEEIAKYPFMTEAGNYLREKGFTLEQFDKDEDLRPIVDLAMNRIETAANGKIFNSDPGIKNLDVEVFSFLIAVILLKQSGMRTLIKRFSLAEARRAERFLEKDLNDSGNKTNEQLAIKIIQDLFAMSVSKSDDYFVIPVPDYLKHAAHFHEQEWKLVNRLVDGGSVFLTAHETVRLIRKELDNFIGTKIHSASIPMVLESFKKPVEQLVTLAQKFTVQTVESTEYPPCIKHAIEILDKGENLPHSGRFMLATYLLNKGQSIEEVAPLFKNAPDYNERVTLYQLKHLAGNFGSGTKYACPSCEKLKSEDLCFAIPECNNIINPLQFGRRRVNA